One stretch of Kiritimatiellaceae bacterium DNA includes these proteins:
- the serC gene encoding 3-phosphoserine/phosphohydroxythreonine transaminase, translated as MARAYNFSAGPAILPTEVLLEAQRDLLDFKGTGMSIMEMSHRGKEYTAVHEEAVANLKTLLNVPDNYSILFMTGGATSQFSFIPMNLLGAGQSADYINAGSWGAGAVKAAKKLGKVNVIADTSKEIPTRMPANSELKFTDGAAYVHITSNETIAGTQVKEFPKTKAPLIADMSSDILSRPIDVSQFGLIYAGAQKNLAPAGVTLVIIRNDLAELAPKETLPELFQYRAFIEENSLKNTPPTFPIYIIMLVTRWLIAQGGLEGMQKINDAKAAKLYAAIDASSFYKGTAVKEYRSPMNVTFRLPTEELEEAFIKAASKLGMTSLKGHRSVGGVRASIYNAFPTEGVDALVAFMKDFEAKNS; from the coding sequence ATGGCGCGTGCGTATAATTTCAGTGCGGGGCCGGCAATTCTGCCGACCGAAGTTCTTCTCGAAGCTCAACGGGATCTGCTGGATTTCAAAGGAACCGGCATGTCCATTATGGAGATGAGTCACCGCGGCAAGGAATACACCGCTGTGCACGAAGAGGCTGTCGCCAATCTTAAGACGCTGCTGAACGTTCCGGACAATTACAGCATTCTATTCATGACCGGCGGCGCAACCAGCCAGTTTTCTTTTATTCCGATGAATCTGCTCGGTGCCGGACAGAGCGCCGACTACATCAATGCCGGCTCGTGGGGCGCAGGAGCGGTCAAGGCCGCCAAGAAGCTCGGCAAAGTCAACGTGATTGCCGACACCTCGAAAGAAATTCCGACCCGTATGCCGGCCAACAGCGAACTGAAGTTCACTGATGGCGCCGCATACGTTCACATCACGTCCAACGAAACCATCGCCGGAACGCAGGTTAAGGAATTTCCGAAAACCAAAGCGCCGCTGATCGCCGATATGTCGTCCGACATTCTTTCGCGTCCGATCGACGTTTCGCAGTTCGGCCTCATCTACGCCGGTGCGCAGAAAAACCTTGCTCCGGCGGGTGTGACGCTGGTCATCATCCGTAACGACCTGGCTGAACTTGCACCGAAAGAAACGCTGCCGGAACTGTTTCAGTATCGCGCCTTCATCGAAGAAAACTCGCTCAAGAACACGCCGCCGACGTTCCCGATCTACATCATCATGCTGGTCACCCGCTGGCTGATCGCGCAGGGCGGACTCGAAGGAATGCAGAAGATCAACGACGCCAAAGCGGCCAAGCTCTATGCCGCGATTGACGCTTCAAGCTTCTACAAAGGCACTGCGGTGAAGGAATACCGTTCGCCGATGAACGTCACCTTCCGTCTGCCGACCGAAGAGCTGGAAGAAGCCTTTATCAAAGCGGCGTCCAAGCTGGGAATGACCAGCCTCAAAGGTCACCGTTCCGTCGGCGGCGTTCGCGCCTCGATCTACAATGCTTTCCCGACCGAAGGTGTCGATGCGCTGGTTGCCTTCATGAAGGATTTCGAAGCCAAGAATAGCTAA
- a CDS encoding MFS transporter yields MCNRRLAAFALALCSVGLTLIAFSSNSLIIALACLFIYSTGQHLMIPLQSGIGMELAREGQDGRRLGQINAIRNFCAIGGAFFVFAGFHWLHLNFSYAFLTASAGFLCGAIMLYRMKASRPHPPSMHLKLHKKYRLFYWLSILYGTRKQIFLTFAPWVLVKVFAQPVQNIAILMTIGGILGIILQPMLGRLIDTRGERFVLAGEALVLIGVCLLYGFAGKLFSTSIALLVTGGCYIADQLLMSVGMARATYLKKIALSPDHIMPALSASTSIDHIFSISTAILCGCIWQKFGYQYVFLIGAAVACVNLVSALQIRIPVKTAVAFRD; encoded by the coding sequence CTGTGCAATCGTCGGCTGGCGGCCTTCGCACTGGCGCTGTGCTCCGTCGGACTGACACTGATCGCCTTCAGTTCAAATTCGCTGATCATCGCTCTGGCCTGCCTCTTTATTTACAGCACCGGCCAGCACCTGATGATTCCGCTTCAGTCCGGCATCGGTATGGAGCTGGCCCGCGAAGGACAGGACGGACGGCGGCTCGGCCAAATCAACGCCATCCGTAATTTCTGCGCGATCGGCGGCGCCTTCTTCGTCTTCGCCGGATTTCACTGGCTGCACCTCAACTTTTCATACGCTTTCCTGACGGCCTCGGCGGGATTTCTCTGCGGAGCGATCATGCTCTACCGGATGAAAGCCAGCCGCCCGCATCCGCCGTCGATGCATCTGAAGCTTCATAAAAAATACCGGCTGTTTTACTGGCTCTCCATTCTCTACGGAACCCGCAAACAAATCTTCCTCACCTTCGCGCCGTGGGTGCTGGTTAAAGTATTCGCCCAGCCGGTGCAGAACATCGCCATCCTGATGACCATCGGCGGAATTCTCGGAATCATTCTCCAGCCAATGCTCGGACGGCTGATCGACACCCGAGGCGAACGGTTTGTGCTGGCCGGTGAAGCGCTGGTGCTGATCGGCGTCTGTTTGCTTTACGGCTTCGCCGGAAAACTGTTCTCCACGTCCATCGCCCTGCTCGTCACCGGCGGATGCTATATCGCCGACCAGCTTTTGATGTCCGTCGGCATGGCCCGCGCCACGTACCTGAAAAAAATCGCGCTCTCACCGGATCACATCATGCCCGCGCTGTCGGCCTCGACCAGCATCGACCATATATTTTCTATTTCGACCGCCATCCTGTGCGGATGCATCTGGCAGAAATTCGGCTACCAATACGTTTTTCTGATCGGCGCCGCCGTGGCCTGCGTCAATCTGGTCTCCGCGCTACAGATCCGCATTCCTGTCAAAACTGCTGTAGCTTTTCGCGATTGA
- a CDS encoding rubrerythrin family protein: MELRGSQTEKNLMAAFAGESQARNRYTYYASAAKKEGYVQIADIFEETANQEKEHAKRLFGLMQGGEISIAGCFPAGPVGTTVDNLLAAAAGEEHEWTDMYPSFAKIAKEEGFVLISAVFSAIAVAEKQHDKRYRELAANIKAGKVFERGEKVVWRCRNCGYLHTGNKAPVKCAACDHPQAHFELLGENW; encoded by the coding sequence ATGGAACTCAGAGGAAGCCAAACCGAGAAGAACCTGATGGCCGCATTCGCCGGCGAATCGCAGGCCCGCAACCGTTACACCTATTACGCCAGCGCAGCCAAAAAGGAAGGCTACGTTCAGATCGCCGATATTTTTGAAGAAACCGCCAATCAGGAAAAAGAACATGCCAAACGTCTGTTTGGACTGATGCAGGGCGGCGAAATTTCGATCGCCGGATGTTTTCCGGCCGGACCTGTTGGAACAACCGTTGACAATCTGCTGGCCGCCGCCGCAGGCGAAGAGCACGAATGGACCGATATGTATCCGTCCTTCGCCAAAATCGCCAAAGAAGAAGGCTTCGTTTTGATCTCCGCTGTGTTCAGCGCCATAGCTGTCGCTGAAAAGCAGCACGATAAGCGCTACCGTGAACTCGCCGCCAACATCAAAGCGGGCAAGGTGTTTGAACGCGGAGAAAAGGTTGTATGGCGCTGCCGCAACTGCGGCTATCTGCATACCGGCAATAAGGCTCCTGTCAAATGCGCCGCCTGCGACCATCCCCAGGCTCACTTTGAACTGCTCGGCGAAAACTGGTAA
- a CDS encoding transcriptional regulator, producing the protein MKMIIAIIQPEKLEDVKAALFNAEVHKMTVSRVRGCGQQMGFTEHYRGQVRSVNLIEKVRLEIAVNDDFVDLTIKTIIKAAKSGKIGDGKIFVMPLEQCIRIRTDETGSEAIG; encoded by the coding sequence ATGAAAATGATTATTGCCATTATCCAGCCTGAAAAACTCGAAGACGTTAAAGCGGCGCTGTTCAACGCTGAGGTGCATAAAATGACCGTCAGCCGCGTGCGCGGCTGCGGCCAGCAGATGGGGTTTACCGAGCACTACCGCGGGCAGGTTCGCTCCGTTAACCTGATCGAAAAGGTGCGGCTGGAAATCGCCGTGAATGACGATTTCGTCGATCTCACCATCAAGACGATTATCAAAGCGGCCAAGAGCGGTAAAATCGGCGACGGCAAAATTTTTGTCATGCCGCTGGAACAGTGCATCCGCATCCGCACCGATGAAACCGGTTCGGAAGCGATTGGTTAA
- a CDS encoding metal-dependent transcriptional regulator: MEKLSASLEDYLEAILTVAGEKGAARPKDIADRLNVKAASVTGALRQLAEKELINYTPYDIVTLTPSGNRAAKKIAGKHKALLNFFANVLDIPREEAEEFACQMEHAIPDHVLERFIGFAEFVERCPNSGAVWQGKTKGYFCKAQGSGQIACEKCNLAE, translated from the coding sequence ATGGAAAAACTCAGCGCCAGCCTTGAAGATTATCTGGAAGCCATCCTGACCGTTGCCGGAGAAAAAGGCGCCGCACGGCCCAAGGACATTGCCGACCGGCTGAATGTGAAAGCCGCTTCGGTAACGGGAGCCCTCCGCCAGCTGGCTGAAAAAGAGCTGATTAATTACACCCCGTACGACATCGTCACGCTGACACCGTCCGGCAACCGGGCCGCGAAAAAAATTGCCGGAAAACACAAGGCGCTTCTGAACTTTTTCGCCAATGTGCTGGATATCCCGCGCGAAGAAGCCGAAGAGTTTGCCTGCCAGATGGAACACGCGATTCCCGACCATGTGTTAGAGCGTTTTATCGGTTTCGCAGAATTTGTCGAACGCTGCCCGAACAGCGGCGCAGTCTGGCAGGGAAAAACCAAGGGCTATTTCTGCAAAGCTCAAGGATCCGGCCAGATCGCCTGCGAAAAATGCAATCTCGCCGAATAA